A window of the Helianthus annuus cultivar XRQ/B chromosome 4, HanXRQr2.0-SUNRISE, whole genome shotgun sequence genome harbors these coding sequences:
- the LOC110886832 gene encoding uncharacterized acetyltransferase At3g50280: MVTDGTSLWHFMAAWSEIFRSGGQSVSRPPVFKRWVLDGYDPIINLPYNHQDQFIERFENQTFKERFFSFSSTAISKLKATANSECNTQKISSLQAVIALLWRCITRARCLPHDCEITCSLMFSTRARLNPPLSDDYFGNPVHIVGGKATVGDLLAHGLGWAAFRLHEAVINHDDKAIKEEVESWIKCPVIYKRIHLFGANLVRAASSPRFDMYGCEFGLGKALAVRSGCTNKCDGKITMHPGREGGGSMDVEVCLLPEYMKNIQADQELMSYLMID, translated from the coding sequence ATGGTGACCGACGGGACCTCTTTATGGCATTTCATGGCTGCTTGGAGTGAAATATTTAGATCCGGAGGACAATCAGTTTCTCGTCCTCCGGTATTCAAGCGATGGGTGCTGGATGGATATGATCCTATAATCAATCTCCCCTACAACCATCAAGATCAGTTTATTGAACGATTTGAAAATCAAACCTTTAAAGAGCGATTCTTCAGTTTCTCCTCAACGGCCATCTCCAAACTCAAAGCAACAGCAAATTCTGAATGCAATACACAAAAGATTTCAAGTTTACAAGCCGTGATCGCGCTTTTATGGAGGTGCATCACCCGTGCGCGATGTCTACCACATGATTGTGAAATCACTTGTTCGTTGATGTTTTCTACGCGGGCTAGGTTAAACCCGCCTTTGTCAGATGATTATTTTGGTAACCCGGTTCACATTGTGGGAGGCAAAGCAACTGTGGGGGATTTGTTGGCTCATGGTCTCGGTTGGGCAGCTTTCCGACTACACGAAGCCGTGATAAACCACGATGATAAAGCAATCAAGGAAGAGGTTGAGTCATGGATAAAATGTCCAGTGATATATAAACGGATTCATCTGTTTGGTGCAAACCTTGTGCGAGCTGCGAGCTCACCGAGATTTGACATGTATGGGTGTGAATTTGGATTGGGTAAAGCGCTTGCGGTTAGAAGTGGGTGCACTAACAAATGCGATGGGAAGATAACAATGCATCCAGGGCGAGAGGGTGGCGGTAGCATGGACGTAGAAGTTTGCCTTTTGCCGGAATATATGAAAAATATTCAAGCTGACCAGGAGCTCATGAGTTATCTAATGATAGACTAA